In the Primulina eburnea isolate SZY01 chromosome 15, ASM2296580v1, whole genome shotgun sequence genome, TTGAATAAGGTGATGGATGAAAAAAGCAACCTCAAGTTTTGCTAGTTCGAAACCTGGGCAGCACCTGGATCCACCACCAAATGGAGTAAACTTCTTGCATGTTTGATCTTGGGACTGCATAGCAAAGATATATATAGTCACCATTAAATAATTAATGCTCCAAAATCGCAAATTTAacaattgttttttttaaaaaaaaaatcaatcaagTTTAGAAAAAGACATGAATTTTAAGAGAGTGTAATATTTATTTACCTGCCATCTCCAGGGGTTAAATTGGAGGGCGTTGGTATGAAGAGCAGGGTCTAAATGAACTGCTGTGAAAACAGGCAATACCTTCCAACCGGACGGAATCGTATAACCTGAGCGGTCACAAACTAAAACATGAGTTTCTTAATGTATCACCTCTAGTCGGTTCTCAAAGGTTCTAAAAATAGAAAAAAGTTTTCAGGAAAAAAAACAAGAATGAATGAATGAAAAGTCTTTGAATATTTTTGTAAAGTAAAATATCTTCTATATATGGAACACATAGTTAAATCTTATTGCCGATCAAATGATTCGTAGCCCATTGCATGTCTGTAAGTataatacacacacatatatatatacctctAAATTTGACATCTTTGATGGCTTTTCTGTGGACAAATTTAACTATGTTTCCGCATCGCAGAGCTTCATTCATGACCTGTACCATCCAGGACctcataataaatatatatcatgTTAATTATGAATGCATACAATTATTTGCACTTGCACGTAAGAATTAAAACATTAATTCGAGGATCAGAaagtaaaagaaataaaaagttCATGTTCAATGCGAGAAAAAAACGAGGTGTGGCGATCTTACGCATTGTGTGAATTCCATATTCCTGTAATCTTCCCAGTTGAGAAATTCATGCGATTTCTTCATGCTTCTTATTTTATCATGCTCCACCTTTAAAATGCATCAACAACAAAGGATTCATGCAGCATTCGACAAACATTTACATTACATACATACAAAATAGAGAATTTTAATACAAGCTAAGTCAGATGAATTTAATTGACTTtataaaaaagtattattttattataaagaGGCATAATTAAAGTATTATAATATTTCAAATAAGAAAAGATCAGAAATTAAATGTCACCTTCAATTGATCAACAGCAGGGGTGGTTTGACCAAGGAAAAACAGAACCATTGCCAATAAGAGCGAAGTGGTCTCATATCCACCAAGTAAAGAATCCAATACAAAACTAACTTTTTCATCTTCAGATAAGGTATCAGCGCACAGAAGTACTTCGAGAAAATCACTGATCTTTTTGCTACAATTTTCtgcatttcttcttcttctttcctCTATGATTGCTTTCACAGTCGAAGATATTCTATGTCTAGCCTGTAAAGATACATCGAAAAGGGTTCATCACATGCCCTTCTTTTTTTTGCAGCGAAAAGTAGAATATTAATCCTACGAATCTAATATTGTTGACAAATTGAAGGAACACTGGGATGTGGAGAACCTGAACAGCTTTTGAATATGGAGTCCCTGGAATGTTCAGTGGTAGAGAAATCAACCCTTTCATGAAAGTGAGGAAATCTTGAAGAATTTCTTTAGTGTGTGACTCTTCTGGTGTCAAACCAAGCACCTGTTTCACTATGACATTGAATGTATACTGTTGGAAAACGAAAAATTCAAATATATGTCAGCTTCAGAATAAGATTTATATTAACTTTAATAAGCGTTGTTGAATTTGATATTTAATGTGCTTAATTATGCACACCTTTCTAGCTTCCTCGCAGAAGATGATCGGTTTCTTATCTTTCCAAGAATCAAGAATTTGAGTGGCGGTTATCTCGATATCATTCAAAAATTCTGGTTTTGATTTCATGGTGGTGACGAGAGAAAGGGCCATACTTCTTAGTCTCTTGTGTGTATCACCAACAGCCACAAGCATTGAGCTCTTGCCGAGGATTCCATGGATGGGTTTTGGATAGCTGCACTGAAACAATCTGTCTTCGTTTTGTAGTACGTAGTAATTCAGCTCCTCATCACATGAAACCACAGTTGGGGCCAAGAACAAGTGGGATTTGAACACTTTCCCATACCTTAAAAAATCA is a window encoding:
- the LOC140814479 gene encoding cytochrome P450 724B1-like, which encodes MAETFCIAFVVALVGFLLGSILYHFLPLVLHFGTLPKGNFGWPFLGETLSFLKPHPSTSTGAFVQDHFSRYGKVFKSHLFLAPTVVSCDEELNYYVLQNEDRLFQCSYPKPIHGILGKSSMLVAVGDTHKRLRSMALSLVTTMKSKPEFLNDIEITATQILDSWKDKKPIIFCEEARKYTFNVIVKQVLGLTPEESHTKEILQDFLTFMKGLISLPLNIPGTPYSKAVQARHRISSTVKAIIEERRRRNAENCSKKISDFLEVLLCADTLSEDEKVSFVLDSLLGGYETTSLLLAMVLFFLGQTTPAVDQLKVEHDKIRSMKKSHEFLNWEDYRNMEFTQCVMNEALRCGNIVKFVHRKAIKDVKFRGYTIPSGWKVLPVFTAVHLDPALHTNALQFNPWRWQSQDQTCKKFTPFGGGSRCCPGFELAKLEVAFFIHHLIQTYRWKVEEDDEQPMAYPYVEFQRGLKLSVECC